A section of the Pseudomonas lini genome encodes:
- the tssB gene encoding type VI secretion system contractile sheath small subunit yields MAKQSSQKFIARNRAPRVQIEYDVELYGAEKKVQLPFVMGVMADLAGKPAEPLAPVADRKFLEVDVDNFDSRLKAMQPRVAFHVPNELTGEGNLSLDITFESMDDFSPAAVARKVDSLNKLLEARTQLANLLTYMDGKTGAEEIIMKAIKDPALLQALASAPKPQDSEPSA; encoded by the coding sequence GTGGCGAAGCAAAGTTCTCAGAAATTCATCGCGCGCAACCGTGCGCCTCGAGTGCAGATCGAGTACGACGTCGAGCTCTACGGCGCCGAGAAAAAGGTCCAGTTGCCCTTCGTCATGGGCGTCATGGCGGACCTCGCCGGCAAGCCCGCCGAGCCTCTGGCGCCCGTGGCCGATCGCAAGTTCCTCGAAGTGGATGTCGATAACTTCGACTCGCGCCTCAAGGCCATGCAGCCACGCGTCGCATTTCACGTGCCCAACGAGCTGACCGGCGAAGGCAACCTGAGCCTGGACATCACCTTTGAAAGCATGGACGACTTCAGCCCGGCCGCCGTGGCGCGCAAAGTCGACTCGCTGAACAAATTGCTCGAAGCGCGCACCCAACTGGCCAACCTGCTGACCTACATGGACGGCAAGACCGGTGCCGAAGAAATCATCATGAAGGCCATCAAGGATCCGGCGTTGCTCCAGGCCCTGGCGAGTGCGCCAAAGCCCCAGGACTCCGAGCCCAGCGCTTAA
- the tssA gene encoding type VI secretion system protein TssA, whose protein sequence is MEVPLLLAAVSATSPCGEDLEYDADFLRLERDSQGQPERSMGDSILPAAPPEWRSIQQQSLDLLQRSKDLRITHFLLQSSLALEGVTGLARVLTLISELLKQYWADLHPRLDAEDNNDPTVRINALAGLTSDTTIRLLRESILARSRTFGAVSLRAAANASGLQSFPDENLGAEQLAGAFLDSDPEQLEITRAALHEARSVAEAIEQQISEQIGSAQGVDLGPLKQPLKMALQILGQFAPQSGDSPLPDSISDDSAAPVEHPAVPSTPRSTGEINNRDDVLRSLDRILAYYSRHEPSSPLPVLLNRAKNLVHADFAAIVRNLIPDGMSQFENLRGPDSE, encoded by the coding sequence GTGGAAGTGCCTTTGTTGCTCGCCGCCGTTTCCGCGACTTCGCCCTGTGGCGAAGATCTGGAATACGACGCGGATTTTTTGCGCCTGGAACGCGATTCCCAAGGCCAGCCCGAGCGCAGCATGGGCGATTCGATATTGCCTGCCGCCCCCCCTGAATGGCGCAGCATCCAGCAGCAAAGTCTGGATTTGCTGCAGCGCAGCAAAGACCTGCGTATCACCCACTTCCTTTTGCAAAGCTCCCTTGCCCTCGAAGGCGTCACCGGCCTGGCCCGCGTCCTGACGCTGATCAGCGAGTTGCTCAAGCAGTACTGGGCCGACCTGCATCCGCGCCTGGATGCCGAAGACAACAACGACCCCACCGTGCGCATCAATGCCCTCGCCGGCCTGACGTCCGATACCACCATTCGCCTGCTGCGCGAAAGCATCCTGGCCCGTTCGCGAACCTTTGGTGCTGTCAGCCTGCGCGCCGCCGCCAATGCCAGCGGCCTGCAAAGTTTCCCTGACGAAAACCTCGGCGCCGAACAGCTCGCCGGGGCGTTCCTGGACAGCGATCCCGAACAACTGGAAATCACCCGTGCAGCTTTGCACGAGGCCCGCAGCGTCGCCGAGGCCATCGAGCAACAGATCAGCGAACAAATCGGTTCCGCCCAGGGCGTTGACCTTGGCCCGTTGAAGCAACCGCTAAAAATGGCCCTGCAGATTCTCGGCCAGTTCGCCCCGCAGAGCGGCGACAGCCCCCTGCCCGATTCCATCAGCGACGACAGTGCCGCGCCGGTTGAACACCCCGCCGTGCCGAGCACACCGCGCAGCACCGGCGAAATCAACAACCGCGACGACGTGCTGCGCAGCCTGGACCGGATTCTTGCGTATTACTCCCGTCATGAGCCCTCCAGCCCGCTGCCGGTGCTGTTGAACCGGGCGAAGAATCTGGTGCACGCCGACTTTGCGGCCATCGTGCGCAACCTGATTCCCGACGGCATGAGCCAATTTGAAAACCTGCGCGGACCAGACAGCGAATAA
- the tagH gene encoding type VI secretion system-associated FHA domain protein TagH, translating to MSLCLTITSYHKITPGQCPEKSMNQGVMAIGRNSDNDWVLPDPERLVSGKHCSIQYKDGRYYLTDNSTNGVELVKAGIRLRKGNSEPLQDGEVIRIGDYEIQARIDFSLPVTDGNPFADSSSSFEALMGRQGAVVNSPTSLPVTPPAHFQGVSAMDTMPDLFDFLTPTSVPPATQPDHVPAELHDFRPPTPIPTPTPVAGPAPLVSAPVIPEDWDLFSDKPASVAVAPLPVAEVAPPAVPHISVPIEPAPRCEPPVAVVERLVDPVSPADNSQPDLLQAFLRGAGLDQVRLDKAQAEAQMESIGRSYRLMVEGLIDVLRARSSLKGEFRIQQTMIQPVENNPLKFAPNVDEALLLLLRHSNQAFMAPDLAVRDSFDDLRAHQLAVMAGVEAAIKHLLARFEPAQLEERMGKPGGLSSIFSGSRQAQYWQQFTELYSNISREAQEDFQDLFGREFSRAYEEHSTRQRRG from the coding sequence ATGTCGCTGTGTTTGACTATCACTAGTTATCACAAAATTACCCCTGGCCAGTGCCCTGAGAAATCCATGAATCAGGGTGTGATGGCGATAGGCCGAAACTCTGATAATGATTGGGTATTGCCCGACCCTGAGCGCTTGGTTTCCGGCAAACATTGCAGTATTCAATATAAAGATGGCCGGTATTACTTAACCGATAACAGCACTAATGGTGTGGAATTGGTCAAGGCCGGTATTCGTCTGCGCAAGGGAAACAGCGAGCCATTGCAAGATGGCGAAGTTATTCGCATCGGTGATTATGAAATCCAGGCGCGTATTGATTTCAGTCTGCCGGTGACCGACGGCAATCCTTTCGCTGATTCGTCCAGCAGTTTTGAGGCCCTGATGGGGCGTCAGGGCGCCGTCGTGAATTCGCCGACGTCGTTGCCCGTGACACCACCTGCGCATTTTCAGGGCGTATCGGCCATGGACACGATGCCGGACCTGTTCGACTTTCTGACACCGACCAGCGTTCCGCCAGCCACCCAGCCGGACCATGTCCCGGCCGAGCTGCACGACTTCCGCCCACCGACCCCGATCCCCACCCCAACGCCCGTGGCCGGACCTGCACCGCTGGTGTCGGCCCCGGTGATTCCGGAAGATTGGGACCTGTTCAGCGACAAGCCTGCGTCGGTGGCTGTTGCCCCTTTGCCTGTTGCAGAGGTTGCGCCGCCAGCCGTACCTCACATCAGCGTACCGATCGAGCCGGCACCCCGTTGCGAACCGCCCGTGGCCGTCGTCGAACGCCTGGTCGATCCGGTCAGCCCGGCCGACAATTCTCAACCCGACCTGTTGCAAGCCTTTCTGCGCGGTGCCGGGCTGGATCAAGTGCGCCTGGACAAGGCCCAGGCTGAGGCGCAAATGGAAAGCATCGGCCGCAGCTATCGGTTGATGGTCGAAGGCCTGATCGATGTCTTGCGCGCCCGTAGCAGCCTCAAGGGCGAGTTCCGCATTCAGCAGACGATGATTCAACCGGTGGAAAACAACCCGCTGAAATTCGCTCCCAACGTCGATGAAGCGTTGCTGTTGCTGTTACGCCACAGCAATCAGGCGTTCATGGCGCCGGACCTGGCCGTGCGCGACAGCTTCGATGACTTGCGTGCCCACCAATTGGCGGTGATGGCTGGCGTGGAAGCTGCGATCAAGCACCTGCTGGCGCGCTTCGAGCCGGCGCAACTTGAAGAGCGCATGGGCAAGCCCGGTGGCCTGTCGAGTATTTTCAGTGGCTCGCGACAGGCCCAGTACTGGCAGCAGTTCACCGAGCTCTACAGCAATATTTCCCGCGAGGCCCAAGAGGATTTCCAGGACCTGTTCGGTCGGGAATTCAGCCGCGCCTACGAAGAACACAGTACAAGGCAGCGCCGCGGCTGA
- the tssJ gene encoding type VI secretion system lipoprotein TssJ: protein MIPRFLLAVATVLLLTACAKDAAKPQPEAAEAEADTAAVELHFHAIAGLNPGATGQPAPVRVRIFELKNAATFGRSDYFALAERAQATLGTDLIDQDEVLIQPGQQLSLQRDLDPATRHIGVLVGYRELDQSLWRAVMNVPPRQYTEYQISLDVRAVRSAVVVSPSSPAQ from the coding sequence ATGATTCCCAGGTTTTTACTCGCAGTCGCCACCGTGCTTCTGCTGACCGCATGTGCCAAGGATGCGGCCAAACCCCAGCCCGAAGCGGCTGAGGCCGAGGCCGACACTGCCGCCGTCGAGTTGCACTTTCACGCCATTGCCGGGCTCAACCCCGGCGCCACTGGCCAGCCAGCCCCGGTCCGGGTGCGTATTTTCGAATTGAAAAACGCCGCCACCTTCGGCCGTTCCGATTATTTCGCACTGGCCGAACGGGCCCAGGCGACGCTCGGCACAGATTTGATCGATCAGGACGAAGTGCTGATCCAGCCCGGCCAGCAGTTGAGCCTGCAACGCGACCTCGACCCGGCCACCCGCCATATCGGCGTACTGGTGGGGTATCGCGAGCTGGATCAGTCGTTGTGGCGTGCGGTGATGAATGTCCCGCCGCGCCAATACACCGAATACCAGATCAGCCTCGACGTGCGCGCCGTGCGCAGCGCCGTCGTGGTTTCCCCATCCAGCCCTGCCCAATAA
- the tssK gene encoding type VI secretion system baseplate subunit TssK, translated as MSWNNRVVWSEGMFIGTQHFQQHDRYLENLIDARSRPLSAGAWGFSELLIDQGLLAQGKLAIISARGLLPDGTPFNIPQDDLAPSPLNVDDNLRDGLVYLALPLKRAGARDTVDEGETLGAARYVSQVREVRDDNAPFENQAPVAVGSRALRLLVAQDGISDYAAIGLVRIKEKRADRALVLDDSYIPPLLDVVASKPLAAFRSELLGLLHQRGEALAGRVVASGAGGASEIADFMLLQLVNRAQPLIQHLSQLSPLHPERFYSELVSLAGEFSTFTASGRRPQEYPQYQHDDLALSFAPVMQALREALSMLIDSKATPIPIVEKAYGVHVAMLADKSLLDSASFILVVRADVPAETLRSHFGQQSKVGSVEHIRNLVNLQLPGIGLLPLPVAPRQIPYHAGSTYYELDRGSEHWQQLANSGGFAFYIAGQFPGLNLAFWAIRG; from the coding sequence ATGTCCTGGAACAATCGTGTGGTCTGGTCGGAAGGCATGTTCATTGGAACGCAGCACTTCCAGCAGCATGACCGTTACCTGGAGAACCTCATCGATGCCCGGAGCCGTCCGCTGTCGGCCGGCGCCTGGGGTTTCTCCGAATTGCTGATCGACCAGGGTCTGCTGGCCCAGGGCAAACTGGCGATCATCTCGGCGCGGGGCCTGTTGCCGGACGGCACGCCATTCAACATTCCGCAGGATGACCTGGCGCCGAGCCCGCTGAATGTCGATGACAACCTGCGCGATGGTTTGGTGTACCTGGCTTTGCCGCTCAAGCGCGCCGGTGCGCGAGACACCGTCGACGAAGGCGAAACCCTGGGCGCTGCGCGCTACGTGAGCCAGGTGCGCGAAGTACGGGACGACAACGCGCCGTTCGAAAACCAGGCGCCGGTGGCCGTGGGTTCGAGGGCGCTGCGATTATTGGTCGCCCAGGATGGCATCAGCGACTACGCCGCCATCGGCCTGGTGCGTATCAAGGAGAAACGCGCCGACCGCGCCCTGGTGCTCGACGACTCTTATATCCCGCCGCTGCTGGACGTGGTCGCCTCCAAACCCCTGGCCGCGTTTCGTAGCGAACTGTTGGGCCTGCTGCATCAGCGCGGCGAAGCTCTCGCCGGACGGGTGGTGGCATCCGGTGCCGGCGGTGCCTCGGAAATTGCCGATTTCATGCTGCTGCAACTGGTCAACCGTGCCCAGCCGCTGATCCAGCACTTGAGCCAGTTGAGCCCGTTGCACCCGGAGCGGTTCTACAGCGAGCTGGTGAGTCTGGCCGGCGAGTTCTCGACCTTTACCGCTTCCGGGCGGCGACCCCAGGAATACCCGCAATACCAGCACGATGACTTGGCGCTGAGTTTCGCGCCGGTGATGCAGGCGCTGCGTGAGGCGCTATCGATGCTGATCGACAGTAAGGCCACGCCGATTCCAATCGTCGAAAAAGCCTACGGCGTCCATGTGGCGATGCTGGCCGACAAGTCCCTGCTCGACAGCGCCAGCTTCATCCTGGTGGTGCGCGCCGACGTGCCCGCCGAAACCCTGCGCAGCCACTTCGGCCAACAGAGCAAGGTCGGCTCGGTGGAGCACATCCGCAATCTGGTCAATCTGCAATTACCGGGCATTGGCCTGCTGCCGCTGCCGGTGGCGCCACGGCAAATCCCGTATCACGCCGGCTCCACTTATTACGAACTGGACCGGGGCAGCGAGCATTGGCAGCAACTGGCCAACTCCGGCGGTTTTGCGTTCTACATCGCGGGGCAATTCCCGGGGCTGAACCTGGCTTTCTGGGCGATCCGAGGATAA
- a CDS encoding DotU family type VI secretion system protein: protein MSNDDRTQFMPTPGGRGADPVRPEAGRAQAAPLSMPAAPLLIGTAEGLNPLEGAAGPLLALLTRLRNTIAHPAPASLRAQLLAYLRQFEERAEAAGVLRNDVLLARYALCTALDEAVLSTPWGGASDWGKQSLLITVHNEAWGGEKVFQLLEHCLQSPRERLYLLELLYLCMCLGFEGRYRVMNDGRSQLEALRERTSAVIRSARGDYERELSPHWRGVSVARDRLAQFMPPWIAVAIGVALLLALLFGLRLKLAADAEPVFKNIHALGEIPVQAIDRPVVQPKLIERPRLAGFLADEIKAGRIAVEDAVDRSVVTIRGDELFASGSASIVDNFQPLMLRIADAVRKVKGQVRVTGHSDNRPIATLRFPSNWALSEARATSVLQILSAKTGQPERFSAEGRSDTEPLASNATTEGRARNRRVEITVLAEGVE from the coding sequence ATGAGCAACGACGATCGTACCCAATTCATGCCGACACCCGGTGGCCGTGGTGCCGACCCGGTCCGCCCGGAGGCAGGTCGCGCCCAGGCCGCGCCACTTTCGATGCCGGCCGCGCCGCTTTTGATCGGCACGGCCGAAGGTCTCAACCCCCTGGAGGGCGCCGCTGGCCCGTTGCTGGCTTTGCTGACTCGCTTGCGCAACACCATTGCCCACCCGGCGCCAGCAAGCTTGCGGGCGCAATTACTGGCCTACCTGCGCCAGTTCGAGGAGCGCGCCGAGGCTGCCGGCGTGTTGCGCAACGATGTGTTGCTGGCCCGTTACGCCTTGTGCACCGCCCTGGATGAAGCGGTGTTGAGTACGCCGTGGGGGGGAGCAAGCGATTGGGGCAAACAGAGCCTGCTGATCACCGTGCACAACGAAGCCTGGGGCGGCGAGAAGGTGTTCCAGCTGTTGGAACATTGCCTGCAAAGCCCCCGCGAACGTTTGTATCTGCTGGAGCTGTTGTACCTGTGCATGTGCCTGGGTTTCGAAGGGCGTTATCGGGTCATGAACGACGGTCGCAGCCAACTGGAAGCCTTGCGTGAACGCACCAGTGCGGTTATCCGCAGTGCCCGTGGCGATTATGAGCGTGAACTGTCGCCCCATTGGCGTGGCGTCAGCGTGGCCCGCGACCGGCTGGCGCAATTCATGCCGCCATGGATCGCCGTGGCCATCGGCGTGGCGTTGCTGCTGGCACTGCTGTTTGGCCTGCGCTTGAAACTGGCCGCCGATGCCGAGCCGGTGTTTAAAAATATCCATGCGCTGGGTGAGATCCCGGTGCAGGCCATCGACCGTCCGGTGGTGCAACCGAAACTGATCGAGCGTCCGCGCCTGGCGGGCTTTCTTGCCGATGAAATCAAGGCCGGGCGGATAGCGGTGGAAGACGCCGTTGACCGTTCAGTGGTGACCATCCGTGGCGATGAACTGTTCGCTTCGGGCAGCGCCAGCATCGTCGACAATTTTCAGCCGCTGATGCTGCGCATCGCCGATGCCGTTCGCAAGGTCAAGGGCCAGGTCCGGGTGACCGGCCACAGCGACAATCGCCCGATTGCCACTTTGCGGTTTCCATCGAATTGGGCCTTGTCCGAGGCGCGGGCCACTTCGGTGCTGCAAATCCTTTCGGCCAAAACCGGCCAGCCGGAACGCTTCAGCGCCGAAGGCCGCAGCGACACCGAACCGTTGGCCTCGAACGCGACAACAGAGGGCCGCGCACGCAACCGTCGGGTCGAAATTACAGTGTTGGCGGAGGGGGTCGAGTGA
- the tssM gene encoding type VI secretion system membrane subunit TssM: protein MKAFFSFIIRWVIPLLGLIALSLIIWFVGPLLEFLVPEGRRWALIILVFAVWIAYRVFRIIQARRQAAEVMRSLAAQTPPDPTSIATAEELETLRQRMDEALALLKKAKLGGDERRNLYELPWYVIIGPPGSGKTTALVNSGLHFPLAAQLGAGAVRGVGGTRNCDWWFTDQAVLLDTAGRYTTQDSDATVDKAAWLGFLGLLKKQRARRPIDGAFIAISLSDLLLGSDAERAAHAAAIRLRIQELYTQLGVRFPIYLMLTKLDLVPGFMEYFDTLSKEERAQVWGMTFALDDGKNNDSPLAHLQSEFTGLEQRLNDRLVERLQQERDPARRDLIYGFPQQFGALKDCLQSFLEGVFKPNAFEERVLLRGVYFTSGTQEGSPIDRLIGSMAQSMNLDRQHLARQNGTGRSYFIEKLFSAVAFAERGLVGVNPKVERRRKWIARGVLASTVALVLVVGTLWWVSYRANHAYIAQVDQKVAPLGQAVQNLSPAQREVLAVLPLLNAVKHLADDAPSWAEGLGLYQGDMLEAESGSVYRKLLIAVFAPRLLTRIEEQLHGGGNSDFLYEGLKAYLMLADSEHYDADFIKAWIALDWDRSLPRDLPAEQRAALGEHLQALFERHPPTARLDPRLIDDLRRQLQQLPVAQRVYDRVKRQKLPDGIPDFRINEAAGRDAALVFSRKSGKPLGEPLSGFFTAKGYRQGFLLTSLSQTGTLAEEQWVLGRDQAEQQNVASLAADVRRLYFQDYQRQWDALLADIDFVPITSVAQAADVLRVISGPTSPLKKLLVAVAKETDLQQEERLLAAKGAPVEGGVDKLKERLGTLLGQEQATQNTPDASEDPITAHFAELNSIVSKNEGEPAAIDGLLADMNALYVQVSAMVGASGDALLGEAKNQAAAAATRVSLNAERQPPLVQGLVKSVVNSTTNSMMGGVRNQLNAAWTSEVVNIYRQSLAGRYPMSPGSARDATLDDFGQFFGVGGVMDNYFRKYLQPYVDTSTQAWRWQPGAAQKLGIAPGVLQTFQRAATIRDAFFRSGGTQPMVRFELKPVAMDATITQFLLDLDGQQLSYDHGPSRPTSMQWPNPGSIGVVRISIMPPSASGRSGITLDGPWAWFRLLEQSDLTAGNSPDRFNLRLRVDGASVSYELRANSAFNPFKSRVLNGFSLPERL, encoded by the coding sequence GTGAAGGCGTTTTTCAGTTTTATCATCCGCTGGGTCATTCCATTGCTGGGGTTGATCGCCCTGAGCCTGATCATCTGGTTTGTCGGGCCGCTGCTCGAGTTCCTGGTGCCCGAAGGCCGGCGCTGGGCGCTGATCATTCTGGTGTTCGCGGTGTGGATCGCCTATCGGGTGTTTCGCATCATCCAGGCTCGCCGTCAGGCCGCCGAAGTGATGCGCAGCCTGGCGGCGCAAACCCCGCCGGACCCTACCAGTATCGCGACGGCAGAAGAACTCGAAACCCTGCGCCAGCGCATGGACGAAGCCTTGGCGCTGTTGAAGAAAGCCAAGCTGGGCGGTGACGAGCGTCGTAACCTGTACGAACTCCCGTGGTACGTGATCATCGGCCCGCCGGGTTCGGGCAAGACCACGGCGCTGGTCAATTCCGGGCTGCATTTTCCGTTGGCGGCGCAGTTGGGCGCCGGGGCGGTCCGTGGCGTCGGTGGCACGCGCAATTGCGATTGGTGGTTTACCGATCAGGCCGTGCTGCTCGACACCGCCGGGCGCTACACCACCCAGGACAGCGACGCGACGGTCGATAAAGCCGCGTGGCTGGGTTTTCTCGGCCTGTTGAAAAAACAGCGGGCCCGGCGTCCGATCGACGGCGCGTTTATCGCCATCAGCCTCTCCGACCTGCTGCTGGGCAGCGACGCCGAGCGAGCCGCCCATGCCGCCGCGATCCGCCTGCGTATCCAGGAGCTGTACACGCAACTCGGTGTGCGCTTTCCGATCTACCTGATGCTGACCAAGCTCGATCTGGTGCCAGGGTTCATGGAGTATTTCGATACCCTGAGCAAGGAAGAACGGGCCCAAGTCTGGGGTATGACCTTTGCCCTGGACGACGGCAAAAACAATGACAGCCCACTGGCCCATCTGCAAAGCGAATTCACCGGCCTGGAACAGCGCCTCAACGATCGTTTGGTGGAGCGTTTGCAACAGGAACGCGACCCGGCGCGACGCGATCTGATCTACGGCTTCCCGCAACAGTTCGGCGCGTTGAAGGATTGCCTGCAAAGCTTCCTTGAGGGCGTGTTCAAACCCAACGCCTTTGAAGAGCGGGTGCTGTTGCGCGGGGTGTATTTCACCAGCGGCACCCAGGAAGGCAGCCCGATTGACCGACTGATCGGCTCCATGGCCCAGAGCATGAACCTGGACCGCCAGCACCTGGCGCGCCAGAACGGCACCGGGCGCAGTTACTTCATCGAAAAACTCTTCAGCGCCGTGGCTTTTGCCGAGCGTGGGCTGGTGGGGGTCAACCCGAAAGTCGAACGTCGGCGCAAGTGGATTGCCCGGGGCGTGCTGGCCTCGACCGTGGCTCTGGTGCTGGTGGTCGGGACCTTGTGGTGGGTCAGCTACCGTGCCAACCATGCGTATATCGCGCAAGTCGATCAGAAGGTCGCGCCCCTGGGCCAGGCCGTGCAGAACCTCAGCCCGGCACAACGGGAGGTGCTGGCGGTATTGCCCTTGCTCAACGCGGTAAAGCACTTGGCCGACGACGCGCCGAGCTGGGCCGAAGGCCTGGGCCTGTATCAGGGCGACATGCTTGAAGCCGAGTCTGGCAGCGTCTATCGCAAGCTGTTGATCGCGGTCTTCGCGCCACGCTTGCTCACGCGCATCGAAGAGCAACTGCACGGCGGCGGCAATTCGGACTTCCTTTACGAAGGCTTGAAGGCCTACCTGATGCTCGCCGACAGCGAGCATTACGATGCCGACTTCATCAAGGCGTGGATCGCCCTGGATTGGGATCGCAGCCTGCCGCGCGACTTGCCGGCAGAGCAGCGCGCAGCCCTCGGGGAGCATTTGCAGGCACTGTTCGAGCGCCATCCGCCCACCGCACGTCTGGACCCGCGCCTGATCGACGACCTGCGCCGACAGTTGCAGCAGCTGCCGGTGGCCCAGCGCGTCTATGACCGGGTCAAGCGGCAGAAACTGCCGGACGGCATCCCGGACTTTCGGATCAACGAGGCGGCCGGGCGTGATGCCGCGCTGGTGTTCAGCCGCAAGAGCGGCAAGCCGCTGGGCGAACCCTTGAGTGGTTTCTTCACCGCCAAGGGTTACCGCCAAGGGTTTTTGCTCACCAGCCTGAGCCAGACCGGTACCTTGGCCGAGGAGCAGTGGGTGCTCGGTCGCGACCAGGCAGAACAACAGAACGTCGCCAGTCTGGCCGCCGACGTGCGCCGTCTGTATTTCCAGGATTACCAGCGCCAGTGGGATGCCTTGTTGGCTGATATCGACTTTGTGCCGATCACCAGCGTGGCCCAGGCCGCCGATGTGCTGCGGGTGATTTCCGGCCCGACCTCGCCGTTGAAAAAACTGCTGGTAGCAGTGGCGAAGGAAACCGACCTGCAACAGGAAGAACGTCTGCTGGCCGCCAAGGGCGCACCGGTGGAGGGCGGGGTCGACAAGCTCAAGGAGCGCTTGGGCACCTTGCTCGGCCAGGAGCAGGCGACACAAAACACCCCGGATGCCAGTGAAGATCCCATCACCGCGCATTTTGCCGAACTCAACAGCATCGTCAGCAAAAACGAAGGCGAGCCGGCGGCTATCGACGGTCTGCTGGCCGACATGAACGCCCTGTATGTGCAGGTCAGCGCCATGGTCGGCGCCAGCGGCGACGCCTTGCTCGGCGAAGCCAAGAACCAGGCCGCAGCGGCCGCGACACGGGTCAGCCTTAACGCTGAACGTCAGCCGCCGCTGGTGCAGGGCCTGGTCAAGTCGGTGGTCAACTCCACCACCAACAGCATGATGGGCGGGGTACGCAATCAACTGAACGCGGCCTGGACCAGCGAAGTGGTGAACATCTATCGCCAGTCCCTGGCCGGGCGTTACCCGATGTCGCCGGGCAGTGCGCGGGACGCAACCCTGGACGACTTCGGCCAGTTCTTCGGCGTGGGCGGGGTGATGGATAACTACTTCCGCAAATACCTGCAGCCGTACGTGGATACCTCGACCCAGGCCTGGCGCTGGCAACCGGGTGCCGCACAGAAGCTCGGCATCGCCCCGGGCGTGCTGCAAACCTTCCAGCGGGCAGCGACCATCCGGGATGCGTTTTTCCGTTCCGGCGGCACCCAGCCGATGGTGCGCTTCGAACTCAAGCCCGTGGCGATGGACGCCACCATCACCCAGTTTTTGCTCGACCTCGATGGCCAGCAATTGAGCTATGACCACGGTCCGAGCCGCCCCACCTCCATGCAATGGCCCAACCCCGGCAGCATCGGCGTGGTGCGGATTTCGATCATGCCGCCTTCAGCCAGCGGTCGTTCGGGCATCACCCTGGACGGGCCTTGGGCCTGGTTCCGTCTGCTGGAGCAATCAGACCTGACCGCCGGCAACTCGCCGGACCGCTTCAACCTGCGGCTGCGGGTCGATGGCGCCAGCGTCTCTTATGAGCTGCGGGCCAACAGCGCCTTCAACCCGTTCAAGAGTCGTGTGCTCAACGGTTTCAGCCTGCCGGAGCGGTTATGA
- the tagF gene encoding type VI secretion system-associated protein TagF, with the protein MSTPGFYGKLASRGDFVSRGLPKSFIDPWDSWLAAGLLASQTSLGERWLDAYLVSPLWRFMVAPGVCGPDAAVGVVMPSIDRVGRYFPLTVAVLLDPDADPASVVGGADDWFERVENLLLSTLNVEASFEAFGAQLETLGSPMYLPRTPSSRFASLHRFDGSDPQRRMYALAESACEGASLWWGQGSERIAPGLLRCQGLPAAADFAQFLLGQEGVV; encoded by the coding sequence ATGAGCACCCCGGGCTTCTATGGAAAGCTGGCCAGTCGCGGGGACTTTGTCAGCCGTGGCTTGCCGAAGAGTTTTATCGACCCCTGGGATTCGTGGCTCGCGGCTGGCCTGCTCGCCAGCCAGACGAGCCTCGGCGAGCGTTGGCTGGACGCCTATCTGGTCAGTCCCTTGTGGCGCTTCATGGTCGCGCCTGGCGTGTGCGGGCCGGACGCTGCGGTCGGCGTGGTGATGCCGAGCATCGATCGGGTTGGCCGGTATTTTCCGCTGACCGTCGCGGTGCTGCTGGACCCGGATGCGGACCCGGCATCGGTGGTCGGCGGAGCGGATGATTGGTTTGAGCGGGTGGAGAACCTGTTGCTGAGTACGCTGAACGTGGAGGCCAGTTTCGAAGCCTTCGGCGCGCAGCTGGAGACCTTGGGCAGCCCGATGTATCTCCCACGCACCCCGAGCAGCCGATTCGCCAGCCTGCATCGCTTCGATGGCAGCGACCCGCAACGGCGGATGTATGCGCTCGCCGAGTCGGCCTGCGAAGGCGCAAGCCTGTGGTGGGGTCAGGGTTCGGAGCGCATCGCGCCCGGTTTGTTGCGGTGCCAGGGATTGCCGGCCGCCGCTGATTTTGCGCAATTTTTGCTCGGCCAAGAAGGTGTTGTGTAG